From a single Capsicum annuum cultivar UCD-10X-F1 chromosome 12, UCD10Xv1.1, whole genome shotgun sequence genomic region:
- the LOC124889541 gene encoding uncharacterized protein LOC124889541: MKVVPAMDYVYAVLHENRYYIVYLEKKTRTCHRFQIDEVLCAHAYAVLKSKHFEADDYCSNLYKPVAVLGTYEIPLLPLPDKSTWEIPNFILSEIVLPSKYKRPPGRPKKREREKSVGDFYKTKSTKSCSACGMTGHNRRSCRKIRRVE, encoded by the exons ATGAAG GTTGTACCTGCAATGGACTATGTTTATGCTGTGCTACATGAAAATAGATATTATATCGTTTATTTAGAGAAGAAGACACGTACTTGTCATAGATTCCAAATTGATGAAGTTCTGTGTGCTCATGCTTATGCAGTTTTAAAGAGCAAACATTTTGAAGCTGATGATTACTGCTCTAACTTATACAAGCCAGTAGCGGTGTTGGGCACGTATGAGATTCCTCTATTGCCACTGCCTGATAAGTCTACATGGGAGATACCAAATTTTATATTGAGCGAAATTGTTCTACCATCCAAGTACAAACGTCCCCCCGGGAGgccaaagaaaagagaaagagaaaagtcTGTTGGAGATTTTTATAAGACTAAATCCACTAAATCATGCAGTGCTTGTGGGATGACtggtcacaataggcgttcatgtagGAAAATACGTCGAGTTGAATAA